From a region of the Lusitaniella coriacea LEGE 07157 genome:
- the ccmS gene encoding beta-carboxysome assembly chaperone CcmS: MIGFGRPQPETGEEAWKYHLDRFARENQQELAALTWGFTLEQEEPGEILGIDLQPSPHFIACSRQAIEMLNRNVNNQLQEILGIVDGYRPEKEALLIAIGEGQIKLINFAPDPLPPDCFEQASEDISTLCDRLEQRLVEEMGDFTVNS, translated from the coding sequence ATGATAGGATTTGGTCGTCCTCAACCCGAAACTGGGGAAGAAGCATGGAAATATCACCTCGATCGATTTGCGAGGGAAAATCAACAGGAACTCGCCGCATTAACGTGGGGATTTACCCTCGAACAAGAGGAACCGGGAGAAATTTTGGGCATTGACCTTCAACCCTCACCCCATTTCATTGCCTGTTCGCGACAAGCCATTGAAATGCTCAATCGCAATGTCAACAATCAATTACAGGAAATTTTAGGCATTGTAGACGGTTATCGACCCGAAAAGGAAGCTCTTTTGATTGCTATTGGCGAGGGTCAAATTAAGTTAATTAATTTTGCTCCAGATCCACTGCCTCCGGACTGTTTCGAGCAAGCTTCTGAGGATATTAGCACCTTATGCGATCGCTTAGAGCAACGTTTGGTTGAGGAAATGGGAGACTTTACAGTTAACAGTTAA
- a CDS encoding RNA ligase family protein, with protein MKQYPSIRQSRKSFQAYVFDKLDGSNLRFSWNRRQGWYEYATRTRNLPIDHKLYKIGYEYFFNVYADIIVATAKKKGWKRLDAFCEFHGDNSFAGRHDLSEQQRVTLIDLAPNTRGFLNPEEFLDLFSTVPLPKYLGQVEWNEDYIDAVRQGLIEGITFEGVVAKSATKQRMAKAKTQAWIDRIMQEFGEVEGAKIIKS; from the coding sequence ATGAAACAATATCCCTCTATTCGACAATCGCGAAAATCGTTCCAAGCTTACGTATTTGATAAACTTGACGGTTCTAATTTACGTTTTAGTTGGAATCGTCGCCAGGGATGGTATGAATACGCGACTCGAACTCGGAATTTACCCATCGATCATAAGCTGTATAAAATCGGCTACGAATATTTTTTCAATGTCTATGCAGATATCATCGTTGCTACTGCCAAGAAAAAAGGGTGGAAACGGTTAGATGCATTCTGTGAATTTCACGGCGATAATAGCTTTGCCGGACGACACGATCTCTCCGAACAACAACGAGTGACTTTAATCGATCTTGCTCCCAATACAAGAGGTTTTTTGAATCCTGAAGAATTCCTCGATCTATTTTCGACCGTTCCTCTCCCGAAATATTTGGGACAAGTGGAATGGAATGAAGACTATATTGATGCCGTTCGTCAAGGACTAATTGAAGGGATTACATTTGAAGGTGTCGTGGCAAAATCTGCGACAAAACAGCGTATGGCAAAAGCTAAAACTCAAGCTTGGATCGATCGCATTATGCAAGAATTTGGAGAAGTCGAAGGTGCAAAAATCATTAAGAGTTAA